The following are from one region of the Treponema denticola genome:
- a CDS encoding HK97 family phage prohead protease has translation MKDKKTLYLKDIKLRTEQTEEGKKFLIGLIPYNSEGSSMSGFYKEVITNTAFNQSLNSKRRIVALKNHNDDYPLGNTEAGTLSLTSTKEGLECRCELPSTSFANDLIVSVERGDCTGMSFGFISVKEDTKDGIVYLREVKLLEVSYGVVFPFYPEATASVDMRSAIKNVQNLLFKRGNGMDKEVLALLKQLTSDLQKIITEAEGGNADEKKEPAPENKTAAQAQEQKKDDAEKTASSEEEEKKKKEDEERALKIKKERTTLLQRLDLISL, from the coding sequence ATGAAAGATAAAAAAACTTTATATTTAAAAGATATTAAACTTAGGACCGAACAAACTGAAGAGGGAAAGAAATTTTTAATAGGATTAATTCCTTATAACTCGGAGGGCTCTAGTATGTCGGGCTTTTATAAAGAAGTAATAACAAACACGGCATTTAATCAAAGCTTAAACAGTAAAAGGCGGATAGTTGCTTTAAAAAATCACAATGACGATTATCCGCTGGGAAATACCGAGGCAGGGACTTTGTCCTTAACCTCCACAAAAGAAGGACTGGAGTGTCGTTGTGAACTTCCTAGCACCTCTTTTGCAAATGACTTGATAGTCTCTGTTGAGCGTGGAGACTGTACCGGCATGAGTTTTGGATTTATTTCCGTAAAAGAGGACACTAAAGACGGCATAGTCTATCTTCGAGAAGTCAAACTTTTAGAAGTTTCTTACGGTGTGGTTTTCCCATTTTACCCGGAAGCCACCGCAAGCGTGGATATGAGAAGCGCAATTAAAAATGTACAAAACCTATTATTTAAAAGAGGGAATGGAATGGATAAAGAAGTATTAGCTTTATTAAAGCAGCTTACCAGTGATTTGCAAAAAATCATAACAGAGGCCGAAGGCGGCAACGCTGATGAAAAAAAGGAGCCAGCTCCGGAAAACAAAACAGCGGCACAAGCCCAAGAGCAAAAAAAGGATGACGCCGAAAAAACGGCATCTAGCGAAGAGGAAGAAAAAAAGAAAAAAGAGGACGAGGAGCGAGCTTTAAAAATAAAAAAAGAACGCACAACCCTCTTGCAGAGATTGGATTTAATCTCTCTTTAA
- a CDS encoding phage portal protein, translated as MNIFNFFKSKQNTQKRGNPLVNYTLHSIPTLASVLSGPEDDGIGAIDLIASYFASLSLKVYSAKNNKTIDDHWLAALIKNPNMDDAQFNFFYQIAYDYLNEGNVYIYIYIDRTSGRPTSFFRLPPNEVTVYRNDSRHKIFRHKDREYTAKNIIHIPSRFSFDGTTGKSIFKKHAATFDTFSDLNSQLKKSATNFAVEGDRPVLDISEAFDSVTDEQADAFRDKFIREYSGVENVSKPVVLKKGFKLTSLKGAPLSQREQQFFENRKEQKEIINDIFGVPKGFNGGETSLDLEALHILFLGNAIRPIALTVAQYFNKLLDRFDFGKTYVKFNFNSLLRTSLQSRIDSYSKQLGNGILTPNEIRGMEGLPPTVDDAGDNLFIPANLLPLKKDIVDSFLASSRLKLAELENKGENTGNEEKLLNLGDDKK; from the coding sequence ATGAATATATTTAACTTTTTTAAAAGCAAACAAAACACGCAAAAAAGAGGTAATCCGCTGGTAAACTATACCCTTCATTCAATACCGACCTTAGCGAGTGTGTTATCAGGTCCGGAAGATGACGGTATAGGAGCAATAGACTTAATAGCTTCTTATTTTGCAAGCCTTTCATTAAAAGTTTATTCGGCTAAAAATAATAAAACAATAGACGATCACTGGCTGGCAGCTTTAATTAAAAATCCGAACATGGACGATGCTCAATTCAACTTTTTTTATCAAATAGCTTATGACTATTTGAATGAAGGGAATGTTTATATTTACATTTACATAGATAGAACATCAGGAAGGCCAACATCTTTTTTTAGACTGCCGCCAAATGAAGTTACGGTTTACAGGAACGATAGCCGGCATAAAATATTCAGACATAAAGACAGAGAATACACGGCTAAAAATATCATCCACATTCCTAGCCGTTTTTCTTTTGACGGAACGACCGGAAAAAGTATTTTTAAAAAACACGCTGCAACATTTGACACATTTAGCGATTTAAATTCTCAATTAAAAAAATCGGCAACTAATTTTGCAGTTGAAGGCGACCGCCCCGTATTGGACATCTCCGAAGCCTTTGACAGTGTTACAGATGAACAGGCAGACGCTTTCCGTGATAAGTTTATACGGGAATATTCAGGCGTTGAAAATGTATCTAAGCCGGTTGTTTTGAAAAAAGGCTTTAAACTTACAAGTTTAAAAGGTGCACCTTTAAGCCAAAGAGAGCAACAATTTTTTGAAAATCGCAAAGAACAAAAAGAAATAATAAACGACATCTTCGGTGTTCCGAAAGGGTTTAACGGAGGGGAAACATCGCTAGACCTTGAGGCTTTGCACATTCTTTTTCTAGGGAACGCAATCCGCCCTATAGCTTTAACGGTTGCTCAGTATTTCAATAAACTTTTAGACCGTTTCGATTTTGGTAAAACTTATGTTAAATTTAACTTTAACTCTCTTTTAAGAACAAGCCTACAATCTAGGATTGATTCTTATTCTAAGCAGTTAGGCAATGGAATTTTGACACCGAATGAGATAAGGGGAATGGAGGGGCTGCCGCCGACTGTTGACGATGCAGGGGATAATCTCTTTATTCCGGCAAATCTCTTGCCTCTTAAAAAGGATATAGTAGATTCATTCCTTGCAAGTTCACGGCTAAAACTGGCAGAACTTGAAAATAAAGGAGAAAATACGGGAAATGAAGAAAAACTTTTGAATTTGGGTGATGATAAGAAGTAA
- a CDS encoding phage major capsid protein — protein sequence MNKEEIKKRKAELEEKRKALSSKIEKGEISTEDAEKEIAELKARKAELDQEIARAESPDTTETRTAFDFSEVTNALIEKRAITIPTELGGQALIGQIVEEMKAKTPLLNLVSVYTGTNAKTTIPLLYPGLAAPAGSEEGTKTITEDSTAKLDAVEILPRPFVALLPVSMETIKFDKVGFAQKLPSLFAEAFAQCYHKQIISGRGDSQKEFEGLSSLTFKADKTITAGASGKVTVMDLASLALEIADKTDTGYIILNPAIYSKILADSPEKDLSAVYLKTLIETKSIEGVKVILTSHMLKDSAGGKVVAIAGDLKKFGMGIAGDIDITPKAKVGDTNVYFEAVMHANGKPIINDFYALKAKA from the coding sequence ATGAACAAAGAAGAAATCAAAAAAAGAAAGGCCGAGCTTGAAGAAAAGCGTAAGGCTTTGTCTTCAAAAATCGAAAAAGGCGAAATCTCGACCGAAGACGCCGAAAAAGAAATAGCGGAGCTTAAAGCCCGTAAAGCCGAACTTGATCAGGAGATTGCCCGAGCAGAAAGCCCAGACACAACCGAGACAAGGACAGCTTTTGACTTTTCGGAAGTTACGAACGCTTTAATCGAAAAGCGAGCTATTACAATCCCGACCGAGTTAGGCGGACAAGCCTTAATTGGTCAAATTGTAGAAGAAATGAAAGCAAAGACACCGCTTTTAAATCTTGTTTCGGTTTACACAGGAACAAACGCAAAGACGACAATTCCGCTCCTTTATCCGGGCTTGGCAGCCCCTGCAGGAAGCGAGGAAGGCACAAAAACTATAACTGAGGATAGCACCGCCAAACTTGACGCCGTTGAAATCTTGCCGAGGCCGTTTGTGGCTCTTTTGCCGGTCTCAATGGAAACAATCAAATTTGACAAGGTGGGTTTTGCTCAAAAGCTGCCGAGCCTCTTTGCTGAGGCTTTTGCTCAGTGCTATCATAAGCAAATCATCTCGGGCCGAGGCGACTCGCAGAAAGAATTTGAAGGCTTAAGCTCTTTGACGTTTAAGGCTGATAAAACAATCACCGCAGGAGCAAGCGGCAAGGTTACGGTTATGGATCTTGCAAGTCTCGCTCTGGAGATTGCCGATAAAACCGACACAGGCTATATAATCTTGAACCCCGCAATTTACTCCAAGATTTTGGCCGACAGTCCCGAAAAAGATTTATCGGCCGTTTACCTTAAAACTTTGATTGAAACAAAATCAATCGAAGGGGTTAAGGTTATTTTAACAAGCCACATGTTAAAAGACAGCGCAGGCGGTAAGGTTGTTGCTATCGCCGGGGATTTGAAAAAATTTGGAATGGGAATAGCCGGAGACATCGACATCACGCCTAAGGCAAAGGTAGGAGACACAAACGTCTACTTTGAAGCCGTCATGCACGCCAACGGTAAACCGATCATAAACGACTTCTACGCCTTAAAAGCTAAAGCCTAA